A region from the Lycium barbarum isolate Lr01 chromosome 8, ASM1917538v2, whole genome shotgun sequence genome encodes:
- the LOC132606142 gene encoding delta-1-pyrroline-5-carboxylate synthase-like isoform X2 gives MDSADPARAFVKDVKRIIIKVGTAVVTRGDGRLALGRMGSLCEQIRELTSQGFEVILVTSGAVGVGRQRLRYRKLINSSFADLQKPQGDLDGKACAAVGQNGLMALYDTLFSQLDVTSAQLMVTDNDFRDPDFRRQLNETVNSLLCLKVVPIFNENDAISTRKAPYEDSSGIFWDNDSLAALLALELKADLLVLLSDVDGLYTGPPSDPQSELIHTYVKEKHEGLITFGDKSRVGRGGMTAKVKAAVYAAYAGIPVVITSGFANNNIIKALDGERVGTLFHREAIKWASTGDVDAREMAVSARECARRLQALSSQERSKILLDIADALEAKEEEILAENEADVAAAQQAGYEKAMISRLALKPGKISSLANSVRVLANMDEPIGRILKRTELADGIILEKTSSPLGVLLIIFESRPDALVQIASLAVRSGNGLLLKGGKEAKRSNAILHKVITSSIPPSVGERLIGLVTSREEIPELLKLDDVIDLVIPRGSNKLVSQIKAATKIPVLGHADGICHVFIDKSADLDMAKRIVLDAKTDYPAACNAMETLLVHKDLVQTGGLNDLILELQERGVSLFGGPKASSLLNVPEANSFHHEYGALACTVEIVEDVNAAIDHIHHHGSAHTDSIITEDKEVAELFLHQVDSAAVLHNASTRFSDGFRFGLGAEVGISTSRIHARGPVGVEGLLTTRWLARGSGQIVDGDKEIVYTHKDLDLEA, from the exons ATGGATTCGGCTGATCCTGCTAGAGCGTTTGTCAAGGACGTCAAAAGAATTATTATTAAG GTTGGAACAGCAGTGGTGACTCGAGGTGATGGAAGATTAGCACTTGGAAGAATGGGTTCACTGTGTGAGCAG ATTcgggaacttacctctcaaggctTTGAAGTTATTTTGGTGACTTCAGGTGCCGTTGGTGTTGGCCGTCAGCGCCTTCGATATAGGAAGCTTATTAACAGCAG CTTTGCGGACCTTCAAAAGCCTCAAGGCGACCTTGATGGCAAAGCTTGTGCGGCTGTAGGTCAGAATGGCCTCATGGCTCTGTATGATACGTTGTTCAGTCAG TTGGATGTAACCTCAGCTCAGCTTATGGTGACTGATAATGACTTTAGAGATCCGGACTTTAGGAGACAACTCAATGAAACTGTAAACTCATTGCTCTGTCTAAAAGTTGTACCTATATTTAACGAGAACGATGCTATCAGCACGCGGAAGGCTCCTTATGAG GATTCGTCTGGAATCTTTTGGGATAATGACAGTTTGGCAGCTCTATTGGCTTTGGAGCTAAAAGCGGATCTTCTTGTTTTGCTGAGTGACGTTGACGGTCTTTACACTGGCCCTCCAAGCGATCCACAATCAGAGCTAATTCATACATATGTTAAGGAGAAGCACGAGGGATTGATTACTTTTGGAGACAAGTCTAGAGTGGGAAGAGGGGGTATGACTGCCAAGGTAAAAGCTGCTGTGTATGCAGCATATGCTGGCATTCCTGTTGTCATAACCAG TGGCTTCGCCAACAATAATATCATTAAAGCACTAGATGGAGAACGTGTTGGCACTCTATTTCATCGTGAAGCCATTAAATGGGCATCAACAGGAGATGTTGATGCTCGCGAGATGGCAGTTTCTGCAAGGGAATGTGCCAGGCGGCTTCAG GCCCTCTCATCTCAAGAAAGGAGTAAAATTTTGCTAGATATAGCTGATGCACTGgaagcaaaagaagaagaaatcctGGCTGAAAATGAAGCTGATGTTGCTGCTGCTCAGCAAGCTGGATATGAAAAGGCTATGATATCTCGGTTAGCCTTGAAGCCAGGAAAA ATTTCAAGTCTTGCAAACTCGGTCCGTGTGCTTGCTAACATGGATGAGCCCATTGGCCGCATTTTAAAGAGGACAGAG CTTGCCGATGGAATCATATTGGAGAAAACATCATCTCCATTGGGTGTTCTCCTGATTATATTTGAGTCACGACCTGATGCACTCGTACAG ATAGCTTCCCTAGCAGTCCGAAGTGGGAATGGCCTCTTGTTGAAAGGAGGGAAGGAGGCCAAAAGATCAAATGCAATATTACACAAG GTGATTACCTCATCCATTCCTCCAAGTGTCGGTGAAAGACTTATTGGGTTAGTGACTTCTAGAGAAGAGATCCCTGAATTGCTTAAG CTTGATGATGTGATTGATCTTGTTATACCAAGAGGTAGCAATAAACTTGTTTCTCAAATTAAGGCTGCAACAAAAATTCCAGTTCTTGGCCATGCTG ATGGTATTTGCCATGTTTTCATTGATAAGTCTGCTGACTTGGATATGGCCAAACGCATTGTTTTGGATGCGAAAACAGATTATCCAGCGGCCTGCAATGCAATG gaaACGCTTCTCGTTCACAAGGATCTGGTGCAAACTGGAGGTCTTAATGACCTGATTCTGGAACTTCAAGAAAGAG GTGTTTCTTTATTTGGTGGACCTAAAGCAAGCTCCCTACTTAATGTTCCTGAAGCAAATTCCTTCCATCATGAATACGGTGCTCTGGCTTGCACTGTAGAAATTGTTGAAGATGTGAATGCTGCAATagatcacatacatcatcatggAAG TGCTCACACTGATAGCATCATTACTGAAGACAAAGAAGTTGCTGAACTGTTTTTACATCAAGTTGACAG TGCTGCTGTACTTCATAATGCAAGCACAAGATTTAGTGATGGGTTCCGCTTTGGACTTGGTGCAGAG GTGGGGATTAGTACAAGTCGCATTCATGCTCGCGGTCCAGTTGGAGTTGAGGGATTGCTCACAACTAGATG GCTTGCAAGGGGATCTGGACAAATTGTTGATGGTGATAAAGAAATTGTCTACACTCACAAAGACCTTGATCTGGAGGCTTGA
- the LOC132606142 gene encoding delta-1-pyrroline-5-carboxylate synthase-like isoform X1, which produces MDSADPARAFVKDVKRIIIKVGTAVVTRGDGRLALGRMGSLCEQIRELTSQGFEVILVTSGAVGVGRQRLRYRKLINSSFADLQKPQGDLDGKACAAVGQNGLMALYDTLFSQLDVTSAQLMVTDNDFRDPDFRRQLNETVNSLLCLKVVPIFNENDAISTRKAPYELSMQDSSGIFWDNDSLAALLALELKADLLVLLSDVDGLYTGPPSDPQSELIHTYVKEKHEGLITFGDKSRVGRGGMTAKVKAAVYAAYAGIPVVITSGFANNNIIKALDGERVGTLFHREAIKWASTGDVDAREMAVSARECARRLQALSSQERSKILLDIADALEAKEEEILAENEADVAAAQQAGYEKAMISRLALKPGKISSLANSVRVLANMDEPIGRILKRTELADGIILEKTSSPLGVLLIIFESRPDALVQIASLAVRSGNGLLLKGGKEAKRSNAILHKVITSSIPPSVGERLIGLVTSREEIPELLKLDDVIDLVIPRGSNKLVSQIKAATKIPVLGHADGICHVFIDKSADLDMAKRIVLDAKTDYPAACNAMETLLVHKDLVQTGGLNDLILELQERGVSLFGGPKASSLLNVPEANSFHHEYGALACTVEIVEDVNAAIDHIHHHGSAHTDSIITEDKEVAELFLHQVDSAAVLHNASTRFSDGFRFGLGAEVGISTSRIHARGPVGVEGLLTTRWLARGSGQIVDGDKEIVYTHKDLDLEA; this is translated from the exons ATGGATTCGGCTGATCCTGCTAGAGCGTTTGTCAAGGACGTCAAAAGAATTATTATTAAG GTTGGAACAGCAGTGGTGACTCGAGGTGATGGAAGATTAGCACTTGGAAGAATGGGTTCACTGTGTGAGCAG ATTcgggaacttacctctcaaggctTTGAAGTTATTTTGGTGACTTCAGGTGCCGTTGGTGTTGGCCGTCAGCGCCTTCGATATAGGAAGCTTATTAACAGCAG CTTTGCGGACCTTCAAAAGCCTCAAGGCGACCTTGATGGCAAAGCTTGTGCGGCTGTAGGTCAGAATGGCCTCATGGCTCTGTATGATACGTTGTTCAGTCAG TTGGATGTAACCTCAGCTCAGCTTATGGTGACTGATAATGACTTTAGAGATCCGGACTTTAGGAGACAACTCAATGAAACTGTAAACTCATTGCTCTGTCTAAAAGTTGTACCTATATTTAACGAGAACGATGCTATCAGCACGCGGAAGGCTCCTTATGAG CTCTCCATGCAGGATTCGTCTGGAATCTTTTGGGATAATGACAGTTTGGCAGCTCTATTGGCTTTGGAGCTAAAAGCGGATCTTCTTGTTTTGCTGAGTGACGTTGACGGTCTTTACACTGGCCCTCCAAGCGATCCACAATCAGAGCTAATTCATACATATGTTAAGGAGAAGCACGAGGGATTGATTACTTTTGGAGACAAGTCTAGAGTGGGAAGAGGGGGTATGACTGCCAAGGTAAAAGCTGCTGTGTATGCAGCATATGCTGGCATTCCTGTTGTCATAACCAG TGGCTTCGCCAACAATAATATCATTAAAGCACTAGATGGAGAACGTGTTGGCACTCTATTTCATCGTGAAGCCATTAAATGGGCATCAACAGGAGATGTTGATGCTCGCGAGATGGCAGTTTCTGCAAGGGAATGTGCCAGGCGGCTTCAG GCCCTCTCATCTCAAGAAAGGAGTAAAATTTTGCTAGATATAGCTGATGCACTGgaagcaaaagaagaagaaatcctGGCTGAAAATGAAGCTGATGTTGCTGCTGCTCAGCAAGCTGGATATGAAAAGGCTATGATATCTCGGTTAGCCTTGAAGCCAGGAAAA ATTTCAAGTCTTGCAAACTCGGTCCGTGTGCTTGCTAACATGGATGAGCCCATTGGCCGCATTTTAAAGAGGACAGAG CTTGCCGATGGAATCATATTGGAGAAAACATCATCTCCATTGGGTGTTCTCCTGATTATATTTGAGTCACGACCTGATGCACTCGTACAG ATAGCTTCCCTAGCAGTCCGAAGTGGGAATGGCCTCTTGTTGAAAGGAGGGAAGGAGGCCAAAAGATCAAATGCAATATTACACAAG GTGATTACCTCATCCATTCCTCCAAGTGTCGGTGAAAGACTTATTGGGTTAGTGACTTCTAGAGAAGAGATCCCTGAATTGCTTAAG CTTGATGATGTGATTGATCTTGTTATACCAAGAGGTAGCAATAAACTTGTTTCTCAAATTAAGGCTGCAACAAAAATTCCAGTTCTTGGCCATGCTG ATGGTATTTGCCATGTTTTCATTGATAAGTCTGCTGACTTGGATATGGCCAAACGCATTGTTTTGGATGCGAAAACAGATTATCCAGCGGCCTGCAATGCAATG gaaACGCTTCTCGTTCACAAGGATCTGGTGCAAACTGGAGGTCTTAATGACCTGATTCTGGAACTTCAAGAAAGAG GTGTTTCTTTATTTGGTGGACCTAAAGCAAGCTCCCTACTTAATGTTCCTGAAGCAAATTCCTTCCATCATGAATACGGTGCTCTGGCTTGCACTGTAGAAATTGTTGAAGATGTGAATGCTGCAATagatcacatacatcatcatggAAG TGCTCACACTGATAGCATCATTACTGAAGACAAAGAAGTTGCTGAACTGTTTTTACATCAAGTTGACAG TGCTGCTGTACTTCATAATGCAAGCACAAGATTTAGTGATGGGTTCCGCTTTGGACTTGGTGCAGAG GTGGGGATTAGTACAAGTCGCATTCATGCTCGCGGTCCAGTTGGAGTTGAGGGATTGCTCACAACTAGATG GCTTGCAAGGGGATCTGGACAAATTGTTGATGGTGATAAAGAAATTGTCTACACTCACAAAGACCTTGATCTGGAGGCTTGA